The following proteins are co-located in the Candidatus Zixiibacteriota bacterium genome:
- a CDS encoding thiamine pyrophosphate-dependent enzyme, which yields MEKLQDSACEYLSGVCPVWCPGCGYYGILSSLIEAFAELGVPSHELALVSGIGCASRLPYFVKAYGFHGIHGRALPIAQGVKLANPKLTVVVVGGDGDGLAIGGGHLPHAARNNVDFTYLLFNNAIYGMTKGQFSPTTMLSAVTKTSPFGLPGETVNPAALAIVYGASFVARGFSVKKEHLKNLILEGIRHRGFSFIEILASCASFNTTDMNVARIIKAMASVPSDHDPAKPLEALRLATHEEKIYLGVLHRAERPTLEDRCSEIQRAARARGGGAYADLVAQFA from the coding sequence ATGGAAAAGCTGCAGGACAGCGCGTGTGAATACCTGAGCGGCGTCTGCCCGGTCTGGTGTCCGGGATGCGGCTACTACGGCATCCTTTCCAGCCTGATCGAGGCTTTCGCCGAGTTGGGCGTCCCCAGCCACGAGCTGGCGCTGGTGTCGGGGATCGGGTGCGCGAGCCGCCTTCCCTACTTCGTCAAAGCGTACGGGTTCCACGGCATCCACGGCCGCGCGCTGCCGATCGCCCAGGGGGTCAAGCTGGCGAATCCGAAGCTGACGGTGGTCGTGGTGGGCGGAGACGGCGACGGCCTGGCGATCGGAGGCGGACATCTGCCCCACGCCGCCCGCAACAACGTCGATTTCACCTATCTGCTGTTCAACAACGCCATTTACGGCATGACCAAAGGGCAGTTTTCCCCGACGACGATGCTGTCCGCGGTGACCAAGACCAGCCCCTTCGGGCTGCCGGGAGAAACCGTCAATCCCGCCGCTCTCGCGATCGTCTACGGAGCCAGCTTCGTGGCGCGCGGCTTTTCCGTCAAGAAGGAGCACCTGAAGAACCTGATTCTCGAGGGAATCCGCCACCGCGGGTTCTCCTTCATCGAGATCCTGGCCAGCTGCGCGTCCTTCAACACCACCGACATGAACGTCGCCCGGATCATCAAGGCGATGGCGTCGGTTCCGTCCGATCACGACCCGGCAAAGCCGCTCGAGGCGCTGCGGCTCGCGACCCACGAAGAGAAAATTTACCTCGGCGTCCTCCACCGCGCCGAGCGCCCGACCCTCGAGGATAGATGCAGCGAGATCCAGCGGGCGGCCCGGGCGCGCGGCGGGGGCGCCTACGCCGACCTGGTAGCGCAATTCGCTTGA
- a CDS encoding enoyl-CoA hydratase, whose product MFRNLVVQKADAVSVVQLNRPQKKNALNAELRSELGQALREIAEDKTTRAVVITGGDETFCAGADIGEIQEARSAEATYRHAREFQVLFDQVESLPQPVVAAVAGFALGGGCELALACDFRIAAEGARFGLPEIKIGAFPGGGGTQRLPRAIGLAKAKEMIFTGDPITAEEALRLGLVLKVVPKASLADEARSFAAKLAALPRLALQASKMLINRSTEIDLASGLELEARAFGALASTHDLNEGTRAFLEKRKPNFTGD is encoded by the coding sequence ATGTTCCGAAATTTGGTGGTTCAGAAAGCCGACGCCGTCTCCGTCGTTCAGCTCAACCGGCCCCAGAAGAAGAACGCCCTCAACGCCGAGCTCAGAAGCGAGCTCGGGCAGGCGCTCCGGGAGATCGCCGAGGACAAAACGACCCGCGCGGTGGTCATCACGGGCGGGGACGAGACGTTCTGCGCCGGAGCCGACATTGGCGAGATCCAGGAAGCCCGCAGCGCGGAGGCCACGTACCGGCACGCGCGCGAGTTCCAGGTCCTGTTCGACCAGGTCGAGTCGCTGCCGCAACCCGTCGTCGCGGCCGTCGCCGGTTTCGCCCTCGGCGGAGGCTGCGAGCTGGCTCTGGCGTGCGACTTCCGCATCGCCGCGGAGGGGGCACGCTTCGGCCTGCCCGAGATCAAGATCGGCGCCTTCCCGGGCGGCGGCGGAACCCAACGTCTGCCGCGCGCCATCGGTCTCGCCAAGGCCAAGGAGATGATTTTCACCGGAGATCCGATCACCGCCGAGGAAGCGCTGCGCCTCGGGCTGGTCCTCAAGGTGGTCCCGAAAGCGTCGCTCGCGGACGAAGCCCGGAGCTTTGCGGCGAAACTGGCCGCGCTTCCGCGACTTGCGCTTCAAGCGTCGAAAATGCTGATCAACCGGAGCACGGAAATCGACCTCGCCTCGGGACTCGAGCTGGAGGCGCGCGCCTTCGGCGCGCTTGCCTCGACGCACGACCTCAACGAGGGCACCCGGGCCTTTCTGGAGAAGAGAAAGCCGAACTTCACCGGCGACTGA
- a CDS encoding acyl-CoA carboxylase subunit beta, producing the protein MRSMEEKLQELNERRERIKQGGGLKLQEKQHAQGKMTARERIDYLLDPGTFVEFDLFARHIGTDYGLDRAEVPADGVVTGHGKINGRDVFVYSEDFTVIAGTFGERHGKKICKTVDLARKMGVPVIGINDSGGARVTEEMGALSEYGQLFFRHVRSSGVIPQIALIMGPVAGGQAYSPALMDFIFMVEKTSYMFIAGPPLVEAVVFKKTSNEELGGPAVHGRLSGVSDLTARDDRDCLDRTRELLGYLPPNCREQPPIEPPRDDPERRDEELLRLIPVDPRQAYDIHEVIHRVVDDGKFFELKKEFAPNLVIGFARLHGRPVGIVANNPKHLAGCLDVDASDKGSRFVRFCDAFNIPLLSLQDIPGFLIGNEMERKGIIRHGAKMLYAFAEATVPKITVVLRKAYAGGYLSMCSKDLGADFVFSLPTAEVCLMGPEGAVNILFRKEIAESADPDRTRAEKLAEFFERYVNPYYSAAHQHVDDIIDPREIRPRVIKALELCAGKVDELPGKKHGIMPV; encoded by the coding sequence ATGCGAAGCATGGAGGAAAAGCTGCAGGAGCTGAACGAGCGGCGCGAGCGGATCAAGCAAGGCGGCGGGCTCAAACTGCAGGAGAAGCAACACGCGCAGGGCAAGATGACCGCGCGCGAGCGGATTGACTACCTGCTCGATCCGGGGACCTTCGTCGAGTTCGACCTCTTCGCGCGGCACATCGGAACCGATTACGGCCTGGACCGAGCCGAGGTTCCCGCCGACGGCGTGGTGACCGGCCACGGCAAGATCAACGGCCGGGACGTCTTCGTTTACTCCGAGGATTTCACCGTGATCGCCGGGACTTTCGGCGAGCGGCACGGCAAGAAAATCTGCAAGACGGTGGATCTCGCGCGCAAGATGGGAGTGCCGGTGATCGGCATCAACGATTCCGGCGGCGCGCGGGTCACCGAGGAGATGGGGGCGCTCAGCGAATACGGGCAGCTTTTTTTCCGTCACGTCCGCTCTTCGGGCGTGATTCCGCAGATCGCCCTCATCATGGGTCCGGTCGCCGGCGGGCAGGCCTACTCGCCGGCGCTCATGGACTTCATCTTCATGGTGGAGAAAACCAGCTACATGTTCATCGCCGGACCGCCGCTCGTGGAAGCGGTGGTCTTCAAGAAGACGTCCAACGAGGAGCTGGGAGGGCCCGCGGTCCACGGACGGCTGAGCGGCGTCTCCGATCTCACGGCGCGGGACGACCGCGACTGCCTTGACCGGACCAGGGAGCTGCTGGGATATCTACCGCCGAACTGCCGCGAGCAGCCGCCGATCGAGCCGCCGCGCGACGACCCGGAGCGCCGGGACGAAGAGCTGCTCCGCCTCATCCCGGTCGACCCGCGCCAGGCCTACGACATCCACGAGGTCATCCATCGCGTCGTCGACGACGGCAAGTTCTTCGAGCTCAAGAAAGAGTTCGCGCCCAACCTCGTCATCGGCTTCGCTCGCCTCCACGGGCGTCCGGTCGGCATCGTCGCCAACAACCCGAAGCATCTCGCCGGCTGCCTCGACGTGGACGCGTCCGACAAGGGCTCGCGCTTCGTGCGGTTCTGCGACGCGTTCAACATCCCGCTGCTCAGCCTCCAGGACATTCCCGGCTTTCTGATCGGCAACGAGATGGAGCGCAAGGGGATCATCCGCCACGGAGCGAAAATGCTCTACGCGTTCGCGGAGGCGACCGTACCCAAGATCACGGTGGTGCTGCGGAAGGCCTACGCCGGCGGGTACCTCTCGATGTGCAGCAAGGATCTCGGCGCGGATTTCGTTTTTTCGCTCCCGACCGCCGAGGTCTGCCTGATGGGCCCGGAGGGCGCGGTCAATATCCTTTTCCGCAAGGAAATCGCCGAATCCGCGGACCCGGACAGGACCCGGGCGGAAAAGCTCGCCGAGTTCTTCGAACGTTACGTCAATCCGTACTACTCGGCGGCGCACCAGCACGTCGACGACATCATCGACCCCAGGGAGATCCGGCCGAGGGTCATCAAGGCGCTCGAGCTCTGCGCCGGGAAGGTCGACGAGCTTCCCGGGAAAAAACACGGGATCATGCCCGTCTGA
- a CDS encoding heme-binding domain-containing protein yields the protein MRKSLLALIAVLLVMQAVPYGRDHTNPPVRQEPARDDPRTRELAVRACFDCHSNRTVWPWYSNIAPISWLIDRDVKRGRRELNFSEWDRRQEEAGESAATVRKGSMPPWYYPWGWLSAAERQDLIRGLERTLGNGKRRVEAGGKENDRKTDDHDDDH from the coding sequence ATGCGGAAATCACTCCTGGCATTGATCGCGGTCTTGCTCGTGATGCAAGCCGTGCCCTACGGGCGCGACCACACCAATCCACCCGTGCGCCAGGAGCCGGCCCGGGACGATCCCCGAACGCGGGAGCTGGCGGTGCGGGCTTGCTTCGACTGTCACAGCAACCGGACGGTCTGGCCGTGGTATTCCAACATCGCCCCGATCTCGTGGTTGATCGACCGCGACGTGAAAAGGGGGCGCAGGGAGCTCAATTTCTCGGAATGGGACAGGCGGCAGGAGGAGGCGGGAGAGTCCGCAGCAACGGTCCGCAAGGGATCGATGCCCCCCTGGTACTATCCCTGGGGTTGGCTGTCGGCCGCCGAGCGCCAGGATCTCATCCGTGGTCTGGAGCGCACGCTCGGGAACGGAAAACGGCGGGTCGAAGCCGGCGGAAAGGAAAACGATCGAAAAACAGACGACCACGATGACGATCATTGA
- a CDS encoding 4Fe-4S dicluster domain-containing protein, giving the protein MRWGMVIDLARCVGCYACSVACKAENGTPPGVWYAPVFEKEVGTYPTAKRLFLPTLCFHCKEPLCMKACPTGAISKRADGIVLVDHDRCCGSRACIAACPYGALSFVEEQRGAFGDELTPFEKAFPNHRVGTAQKCTFCVHRIDQGNYEPACVQTCPTRCRIFGDLDDPQSEISRVIRERTAMQPRPEAGTDPSVYYAR; this is encoded by the coding sequence ATGCGATGGGGAATGGTGATTGATCTGGCGCGCTGCGTCGGCTGTTATGCCTGCAGCGTCGCCTGCAAAGCCGAAAACGGCACGCCGCCCGGGGTCTGGTACGCTCCGGTTTTCGAAAAGGAGGTCGGTACTTATCCGACCGCAAAGCGGTTGTTCCTGCCGACGCTCTGCTTTCACTGCAAAGAACCGCTCTGCATGAAGGCATGCCCCACCGGAGCCATCAGCAAGCGGGCCGACGGCATCGTTCTGGTCGACCACGACAGGTGTTGCGGGAGCCGCGCCTGCATCGCCGCTTGCCCTTACGGGGCGTTGAGCTTCGTCGAGGAGCAGCGCGGGGCGTTCGGCGACGAGCTGACGCCTTTCGAAAAAGCTTTCCCGAATCACCGCGTCGGAACCGCGCAGAAATGCACTTTCTGCGTGCACCGGATCGACCAGGGAAACTACGAGCCCGCTTGCGTCCAGACCTGCCCCACGCGCTGCCGGATTTTCGGAGATCTCGACGATCCCCAAAGCGAGATCTCCCGGGTCATAAGGGAGAGAACCGCGATGCAGCCCCGGCCCGAGGCCGGCACCGACCCGTCCGTCTATTACGCTCGCTAG
- the nrfD gene encoding NrfD/PsrC family molybdoenzyme membrane anchor subunit, whose amino-acid sequence MSAAVNPFTAGTWIMEPKPQNVWGIPHASWFFAMGMGGALFINRLLFGIELGRWFGIAVADLSSVALISAGGLILIADLGRPWRVLRALMNPRTSWISIGAICDFVFLALEGLWMAADFDWGGTRPLAWLPWAGSSPLGLLLQAIAGASAFVVIVYPGLVLACSPSIPFWNTALIPLQFLSFAFASAFGLALLSAAWVPVADSVLSAWLAMELVFLALTTLLFIAHLLNGSAAHPAAKLSVARLTAGDLQGAFLTGTIGLGFLAPALLSAYALYSGRLDPLVAVPVAAMTLAGNWFSKYAVIKAGVYAPFL is encoded by the coding sequence GTGAGCGCCGCAGTCAATCCCTTCACCGCCGGCACGTGGATCATGGAACCCAAGCCGCAAAACGTCTGGGGCATCCCGCATGCGAGCTGGTTTTTCGCGATGGGCATGGGCGGCGCGCTCTTCATCAACCGCTTGCTCTTCGGCATCGAGCTGGGCCGCTGGTTCGGCATCGCCGTCGCGGACCTCTCGAGCGTCGCCCTGATATCCGCCGGCGGCCTGATTCTGATCGCCGACCTGGGCCGCCCGTGGCGCGTCTTGCGCGCGCTGATGAATCCGCGCACCTCGTGGATCAGCATCGGGGCGATCTGCGACTTCGTCTTCCTGGCCCTCGAGGGGCTCTGGATGGCGGCCGATTTCGACTGGGGCGGGACGCGCCCGCTGGCATGGCTTCCGTGGGCCGGCAGCTCTCCGTTGGGGCTTTTGTTGCAGGCGATCGCCGGAGCTTCCGCGTTCGTCGTCATCGTCTATCCGGGGCTGGTCCTGGCCTGTTCTCCGTCGATCCCGTTCTGGAACACGGCCCTGATACCGCTTCAGTTTCTGAGCTTCGCTTTCGCGAGCGCTTTCGGCCTCGCGCTCCTGTCCGCCGCGTGGGTTCCGGTTGCGGATTCCGTTCTCTCCGCCTGGCTGGCGATGGAGCTCGTTTTCCTCGCGCTCACCACGCTGCTGTTCATCGCCCACCTCTTGAACGGCAGCGCGGCTCACCCGGCGGCGAAGCTTTCGGTGGCGCGGCTGACGGCGGGCGATCTGCAGGGGGCGTTCCTGACGGGCACCATCGGCCTGGGATTTCTGGCTCCAGCGCTCTTGAGCGCTTACGCTCTGTACTCCGGCCGCCTCGATCCCCTGGTGGCTGTTCCGGTCGCGGCGATGACGCTCGCTGGAAACTGGTTCTCGAAATACGCGGTCATCAAGGCAGGTGTCTATGCGCCGTTTCTATAG
- a CDS encoding MoaD/ThiS family protein, producing the protein MRETGKNSVAVKVVYFGLVRNAVKKAEETVELPAGSTVRDLVDVLCGRHGAALRDAILTADGTPGSSVMLLLDGTNILRRSGLDTAIVDDGSLHVLLTTTAMSGG; encoded by the coding sequence ATGAGGGAGACCGGAAAGAATTCGGTCGCGGTCAAGGTCGTCTACTTCGGCCTGGTCCGCAACGCCGTGAAGAAAGCGGAGGAGACCGTGGAGCTTCCCGCCGGCTCGACCGTGCGGGACCTCGTGGACGTGCTCTGCGGGCGCCACGGCGCGGCGCTGCGCGACGCTATCCTGACCGCAGACGGAACGCCGGGGTCGAGCGTGATGCTTCTCCTGGACGGAACGAACATCCTGCGCCGGAGCGGGCTGGACACCGCCATCGTCGACGACGGGTCCTTACACGTGCTTCTGACAACCACGGCGATGTCGGGCGGTTGA
- a CDS encoding molybdopterin-dependent oxidoreductase: MHDSRTERARENVWIKSTCSMCWNTCGIRVNRVDGVIVKIEGDPDCPQNRGRICAKGNSGFMSLYDPRRVLHPMRRTNPAKGFDVDPRWERISWEQALATIAERLARIRRDDPRRLAVSSFDTRGQSGVFFASWAAAFGTPNFWGAGAQYYCGNGFHPVTYLTHGTWFGEPDIRRCRFLMLFGTQNGSVTNHLPMELAAEMADARMGGMKLVVVDPVGINAGSKAHEWVPIRPGTDAALALSMIHVLLNEEGVYDREFLTRYTNGPYLIAADGHYLRDGATGKPLMWDELARRARPFDDPGFGEIALEGRFSVGGREHPTAFTLFKENVRRYPPETAAGITTVPAETIRRLAREFGEAAGIGGTVMIGGHKLPYRPAAANWYRGATAHKHGMLAGLAIQLMNVIVGAIDVPGGHLGGSPVSRTAPLTWSPAASADGLLVPEGYARRRKPPYPATRVRKPERYDLLDLCPVAPYGGPFFTEALLHPELFKLDYDLDTLIVCRSNLLMTCANPDQMAEALKKIPFVVAFACELNETAEFADILLPDTHYLERLDAIPNEPTEFVGAGEGPWYWMLRQPVIEPRGEARSWVEVLFDLADELGFRGDLYALLNATLDLKEPFACRADERYTWAELADRWLKSWFGEQKGLEWFKEHGTLVTGEKQVEEAYPRAFLKARIPVYLEYLLTAGEEVKKLTRELGIPWDATDYQALVDWKPCEELRQDSPGHDLFVVNFKLPFHSLSYTTHNGYLKELSEKDPDACSLLLNEDTARRKGIATGDLIRLSTRFGHRAEGRAYVTACVHPEVVGIAGCFGRRSRALHSFGKGVHFNSFIPQRLDRIDALSAALDSCVRVKVEKVGS; the protein is encoded by the coding sequence GTGCACGACTCCCGAACCGAACGAGCAAGAGAAAACGTCTGGATCAAATCGACCTGCTCCATGTGTTGGAACACCTGCGGCATTCGGGTGAACCGGGTGGACGGGGTGATCGTCAAGATCGAGGGCGATCCGGACTGCCCGCAGAACCGCGGCCGGATTTGCGCCAAGGGGAACTCGGGCTTCATGTCGCTCTACGATCCGAGACGCGTGCTCCATCCGATGCGGCGCACCAATCCCGCGAAGGGCTTCGACGTCGATCCGCGATGGGAGCGGATCTCGTGGGAACAGGCGCTGGCGACCATCGCCGAGCGGCTGGCGAGGATCCGGCGCGACGATCCGCGCAGGCTGGCGGTCTCTTCTTTCGACACGAGAGGGCAGTCGGGGGTGTTCTTCGCCTCGTGGGCCGCGGCTTTCGGAACCCCGAATTTCTGGGGCGCCGGCGCCCAGTACTACTGCGGCAACGGTTTTCATCCCGTGACCTATCTCACCCACGGCACCTGGTTCGGCGAGCCGGACATCCGCCGTTGCCGGTTCCTCATGCTCTTCGGCACGCAAAACGGATCGGTGACGAACCATTTGCCGATGGAGCTGGCCGCGGAGATGGCGGACGCCCGGATGGGCGGCATGAAGCTGGTCGTCGTCGACCCCGTCGGCATCAACGCCGGCTCCAAGGCGCACGAGTGGGTGCCCATCCGCCCGGGGACGGACGCGGCGCTGGCGCTTTCGATGATTCACGTCCTGCTCAACGAGGAAGGCGTTTACGACCGCGAGTTCCTGACGCGATACACCAACGGCCCGTATCTGATCGCCGCCGACGGCCACTATCTCAGGGACGGCGCCACCGGAAAGCCGTTGATGTGGGACGAGCTCGCGAGGCGGGCTCGTCCGTTCGACGACCCCGGTTTCGGCGAGATCGCCCTCGAGGGGAGGTTTTCCGTCGGAGGAAGGGAGCACCCGACCGCTTTCACGCTCTTCAAGGAAAACGTCCGCCGGTATCCCCCGGAAACGGCGGCCGGGATCACCACGGTTCCGGCGGAGACGATCCGCCGCCTGGCGCGCGAATTCGGCGAGGCCGCCGGCATCGGCGGCACCGTCATGATCGGCGGCCATAAGCTTCCGTACCGCCCGGCGGCGGCCAACTGGTACCGGGGCGCGACCGCCCACAAGCACGGGATGCTGGCCGGGCTGGCGATCCAGCTCATGAACGTGATCGTGGGCGCGATCGACGTGCCGGGCGGCCATCTGGGAGGCAGTCCGGTGTCGCGCACCGCGCCGCTCACGTGGTCGCCGGCGGCGTCCGCGGACGGACTGCTCGTGCCCGAAGGTTACGCGCGCCGGCGCAAGCCGCCGTACCCCGCTACCCGGGTGAGAAAGCCGGAGCGTTACGACCTGCTCGATCTCTGCCCGGTGGCGCCGTACGGCGGGCCGTTCTTCACCGAGGCCCTGCTCCACCCCGAGCTGTTCAAGCTCGATTACGATCTGGACACCCTGATCGTCTGCCGCAGCAATCTGCTGATGACCTGCGCCAACCCGGATCAGATGGCGGAGGCTCTGAAGAAGATCCCGTTCGTCGTGGCGTTCGCCTGCGAGCTGAACGAGACGGCGGAGTTCGCCGACATCCTGCTTCCCGACACGCATTATCTGGAGCGCCTCGACGCGATCCCCAACGAGCCCACGGAGTTCGTCGGCGCCGGCGAGGGCCCATGGTACTGGATGCTGCGCCAGCCGGTGATCGAGCCGAGGGGGGAGGCGCGGAGCTGGGTGGAGGTGCTTTTCGATCTCGCCGACGAGCTCGGGTTCCGCGGCGACCTCTACGCGCTGCTCAACGCCACGCTCGACCTGAAAGAGCCGTTCGCCTGTCGAGCGGATGAAAGATACACGTGGGCCGAGCTGGCGGACCGATGGTTGAAATCATGGTTCGGGGAACAAAAAGGGCTCGAGTGGTTCAAGGAGCACGGGACGCTCGTCACCGGCGAGAAGCAGGTCGAGGAGGCCTATCCTCGAGCGTTCCTAAAGGCGCGCATTCCGGTCTACCTCGAGTATCTCCTGACCGCGGGCGAAGAGGTGAAAAAACTCACCCGGGAGCTGGGCATTCCGTGGGACGCAACCGACTACCAGGCCCTGGTGGACTGGAAACCGTGCGAAGAGCTCCGGCAGGACTCGCCCGGGCACGATCTGTTCGTGGTGAACTTCAAGCTTCCCTTCCATTCGCTCAGCTACACGACCCATAACGGATACCTGAAGGAGCTGAGCGAAAAGGATCCGGACGCCTGTTCCCTGCTGCTCAACGAGGACACCGCGCGCCGAAAAGGCATCGCGACCGGGGATCTCATCCGGCTTTCCACGAGATTCGGCCATCGAGCGGAGGGCCGGGCGTACGTCACCGCGTGCGTCCATCCCGAGGTCGTCGGGATTGCGGGCTGCTTCGGGCGCAGGAGCCGGGCGCTCCACTCCTTCGGAAAGGGAGTCCATTTCAACAGCTTCATTCCGCAGAGGCTCGACCGCATCGATGCGCTCTCGGCGGCCCTGGACTCCTGCGTCCGGGTGAAGGTCGAGAAGGTCGGTTCGTAG
- a CDS encoding MerR family transcriptional regulator, with protein MTHRLPDKIYFKIGEVSDIVGVEPYVLRYWETEFDLLKPAKAPSRHRLYKKKDVELLLDIKRLLYTEGFTIEGARKKLRAARREERSQLKLPLSEQKYRAALVRIKRELESLRKRLG; from the coding sequence ATGACGCATCGCTTGCCCGACAAGATCTACTTCAAGATCGGCGAAGTGAGCGATATCGTCGGGGTGGAGCCGTACGTCCTGCGCTACTGGGAGACCGAATTCGACCTGCTGAAGCCCGCCAAAGCCCCGTCGCGCCACCGCCTCTACAAGAAAAAGGACGTCGAGCTGCTGCTCGACATCAAGCGGTTGCTCTACACCGAAGGCTTCACCATCGAGGGAGCCCGCAAGAAGCTCAGGGCGGCCAGGAGAGAAGAGCGCAGCCAGCTCAAGCTGCCGTTGTCCGAGCAAAAATATCGGGCGGCTCTCGTGCGCATCAAGCGGGAGCTGGAATCGCTGCGCAAGCGCCTGGGCTAG
- a CDS encoding integration host factor subunit alpha, which yields MTKADIILRIYEKVGFSKKDATDVVEATFDIIKSCLERGEKVKISGFGNFVVNTKRPRKGRNPQTGDEIIIVGRKVLTFKASQILKKSLNAIPAPSAPPPSSES from the coding sequence ATGACGAAAGCGGATATCATCCTTCGGATTTATGAAAAAGTCGGATTCTCCAAGAAGGACGCGACGGACGTCGTCGAGGCGACCTTCGACATCATCAAGAGCTGTCTCGAGCGCGGGGAGAAGGTGAAGATCTCCGGGTTCGGGAATTTCGTCGTCAATACCAAGCGGCCGCGCAAGGGACGCAATCCCCAGACCGGCGACGAGATCATCATCGTCGGCCGCAAGGTGCTGACGTTCAAGGCGAGCCAGATCCTCAAGAAGAGCCTGAACGCGATACCCGCCCCGAGCGCTCCTCCGCCGTCGTCCGAAAGCTGA